In Chloroflexota bacterium, one DNA window encodes the following:
- a CDS encoding carbohydrate kinase, with protein sequence MFDIAYIGHYTKDTIVYTNATRVVDGGAFNYGANVAARLGLQVAVVTRLAREDWRVVESLEKLGVTAFARETPASTCLRLIYRTANLDERIIEITSSAGAFTTDEIARVRARAFAIGASVRGEVPTEVVAAIAAKGALVVLDVQGFLRIAREGKLVADDWRDKADVLRYVSILKTDAVEAELITGEKDRRVAARKLAEFGPREVLLTHGGGVLVYHDGAIAEAPLVPRELRGRSGRGDTCTSAYVSRRLTAPPEDAVVWAAAVTSLKLEAEGPFNRTRAEVEALYNQLRAAQV encoded by the coding sequence ATGTTTGACATTGCGTACATCGGACACTATACCAAAGACACGATTGTGTACACGAACGCGACGCGCGTGGTGGATGGCGGCGCGTTCAATTATGGCGCGAACGTCGCCGCGCGCCTCGGCTTGCAAGTCGCGGTCGTTACGCGGCTGGCGCGCGAGGACTGGCGCGTCGTCGAGAGTCTGGAAAAACTGGGTGTCACCGCATTTGCGCGTGAGACGCCCGCGTCGACGTGCTTGCGTCTGATCTATCGAACTGCGAATCTCGACGAGCGCATTATCGAGATCACGAGTTCGGCGGGCGCGTTCACGACGGATGAAATCGCGAGGGTGCGCGCGCGCGCGTTCGCGATTGGCGCATCGGTGCGCGGCGAAGTACCGACCGAGGTCGTCGCGGCGATTGCCGCAAAAGGCGCGCTCGTCGTACTCGACGTGCAGGGTTTCCTCCGTATCGCGCGTGAGGGCAAGTTGGTCGCGGACGATTGGCGCGACAAGGCGGACGTTCTGCGCTACGTTTCGATTCTCAAAACGGACGCGGTCGAAGCCGAACTCATCACGGGTGAAAAAGATCGTCGCGTTGCCGCGCGCAAACTCGCCGAGTTCGGTCCGCGCGAAGTTTTGCTCACACACGGCGGCGGTGTGCTCGTGTATCACGATGGCGCGATTGCCGAAGCGCCGCTCGTGCCGCGCGAATTGCGCGGGCGCAGCGGTCGCGGTGATACGTGCACATCGGCGTACGTGTCACGAAGACTGACTGCGCCGCCGGAAGACGCGGTCGTGTGGGCGGCGGCGGTGACGAGTTTGAAACTCGAAGCCGAAGGACCGTTCAATCGGACGCGCGCAGAAGTCGAGGCGTTGTACAACCAGTTGCGTGCGGCTCAGGTCTGA
- a CDS encoding MBL fold metallo-hydrolase, whose product MEIDWFGHACFRLRGRDGVVITDPYSKEIGLSFARPRGDIVTISHDHPGHAYAQGVKGEPKIISGPGEYEIKNVFVSGIRTAHDKKNGKDRGANTVYVFDMDGLTICHLGDLGHVPVQAQTEALGNVNVLLIPVGGVSTINASDAAEIVGQLEPQVVIPMHFYHPDLNFKLDPVAKFFKEMGIKATDATPSFKVTKDSLPHETQVVLLEARQKE is encoded by the coding sequence ATGGAAATTGATTGGTTTGGACACGCGTGTTTTCGTCTGCGCGGACGCGATGGCGTCGTGATCACCGACCCGTACTCGAAAGAGATCGGCTTGAGTTTCGCGCGCCCGCGCGGCGATATCGTCACGATCAGCCACGATCATCCGGGACACGCGTACGCGCAAGGCGTCAAGGGCGAACCCAAGATCATATCCGGACCAGGCGAGTACGAAATCAAGAATGTTTTCGTAAGCGGCATTCGCACCGCGCACGATAAAAAGAACGGCAAGGATCGCGGCGCGAACACGGTTTACGTATTCGATATGGACGGTTTGACGATCTGTCATCTCGGCGACCTGGGTCACGTACCAGTGCAAGCGCAAACCGAAGCGCTGGGCAACGTCAACGTGTTGCTCATTCCGGTCGGCGGCGTCTCGACGATCAACGCGAGCGATGCCGCGGAAATTGTCGGGCAACTGGAGCCGCAAGTGGTCATCCCCATGCACTTTTACCATCCCGACTTGAACTTTAAACTCGATCCCGTCGCCAAGTTTTTCAAAGAGATGGGCATCAAGGCGACCGATGCGACGCCTAGTTTCAAAGTGACCAAGGATTCGCTGCCGCATGAGACCCAAGTTGTCTTGCTCGAAGCGCGCCAAAAAGAGTGA
- a CDS encoding peptidylprolyl isomerase produces MNRQLTGLLAVMLLLVLAACSSPTPAPLPEPTAVAVPTQPSAPNPTKPAATAPTVAPTSVAKPTTPATPVKAALTCPPAAALPANAQLAARVNGQGISLDLYNRQMNQAQVALVQNGGLDPKSAQGIEAIKSLKQQVLDQMIDEVVIAQQANREGIKVTDEQANAQLAQMIQDAGTVDKLNEYLTKNQLTLADLCGQIRGNILGDAMLQRVTGALPTNVPQVRVRHILVKTAQEATALREQIRQGKDFGEIAKVSSLDEATKANGGDLGWLPKGVMDPQFEAVAFQLRAGEVSSVVQTQFGFHIIKVEEKADSRALPPEVLQRARQQAFLAWLQAVRDTLKIERLVAP; encoded by the coding sequence GTGAATAGACAATTAACCGGATTGCTCGCCGTGATGTTGCTGCTCGTGCTTGCCGCGTGTTCTTCGCCGACGCCCGCCCCGTTGCCCGAACCGACGGCGGTGGCAGTGCCAACTCAACCGAGCGCGCCGAATCCGACGAAACCTGCGGCAACCGCGCCGACGGTCGCGCCGACGAGTGTCGCCAAGCCGACGACGCCTGCCACGCCGGTCAAAGCCGCGTTGACGTGCCCGCCCGCCGCGGCGCTCCCGGCGAACGCGCAACTTGCCGCGCGCGTGAATGGGCAAGGCATTTCACTCGATCTCTACAATCGCCAAATGAATCAAGCCCAGGTCGCGCTCGTGCAAAACGGGGGACTCGATCCCAAGAGCGCGCAAGGCATCGAAGCGATCAAAAGTTTGAAGCAACAAGTGCTCGATCAAATGATTGACGAAGTGGTGATCGCGCAACAAGCCAACCGCGAAGGCATTAAGGTGACCGATGAGCAAGCCAACGCGCAACTCGCGCAAATGATTCAAGATGCCGGCACGGTGGACAAGTTGAACGAGTACCTCACCAAGAATCAACTGACGCTTGCTGATTTGTGCGGGCAGATTCGCGGCAATATTCTCGGCGACGCGATGCTGCAACGCGTGACCGGCGCGTTGCCGACGAACGTGCCGCAGGTGCGTGTGCGTCACATCCTCGTCAAGACCGCGCAAGAGGCGACCGCTCTGCGCGAGCAAATTCGCCAGGGCAAGGATTTCGGGGAGATCGCCAAAGTCTCATCCTTGGACGAAGCGACGAAAGCGAACGGCGGCGACCTGGGTTGGCTGCCCAAAGGGGTGATGGATCCGCAATTTGAAGCGGTCGCGTTCCAACTGCGTGCCGGGGAAGTGAGTAGCGTCGTGCAAACTCAGTTCGGTTTTCACATCATCAAGGTCGAAGAGAAAGCAGACTCGCGTGCGCTGCCGCCCGAAGTGCTTCAACGCGCGCGCCAGCAAGCGTTCCTCGCGTGGCTGCAAGCCGTGCGGGACACACTCAAGATCGAGCGGCTTGTCGCGCCGTGA